CGCCGACCAGGACTACCGCCGTCGGTTCCTGCGCGAGGCACGCGCCGCCTCCGCCATCTCTCACGCGCACATCGTCCCCGTGTATGAAGCCTTCGAAGTCGAGGGCCGGCCCTGGATTGCCATGGAGCTGGTGGAGGGGGGCGATCTTCGCGACCGGCTCGCCACCGGAAAGCCTCTGTTGCTCGAGGAGATCGTCAAGCATGCACTCGGGATCGCCGATGCGCTCGGCGCCGCGCATGAGCATCATCTGCTCCATCGGGACATCAAGCCGAGCAACGTCCTGCTCTCGAAGGATGGCCGGGCGCGCCTGACAGATTTCGGGCTGGCGCGCCGCTACGTGCGACCGGAAGAGGCCTCTTCCCTCTCCACGGCGAGCACGTCCGGGGAGAAGGGAAGGTTCGCCGGGACTCCCGGATACATGGCCCCCGAGCAGGCGCTGGGACGGGACGTCGATCCACGCAGCGACCTGTTCTCCTTCGGGGTCCTTCTCTACGAGATGTGCACGGGGCGGCCGGCATTCCCCGACACGGACGAGATCACCGGATTGGACGCAGTGCTGCATCGCGAGCCGGAGGCGATTTCCCGGCTGAACTATGCGATTCCCGAGGAGCTCGAGCGGATTGCCCGGAAGTGCCTGGCAAAGCGGCCGGACGAGCGTTATCAGTCGGCCGCCGACCTGCTGGCGGATCTGCGCGCCTTCCAACGTCACCTCACCGCGTCCCGCCGCAAGGTGTACGTCGGCTTCGGCAAAAAGGGAGTGCTGCGTTCGAAGCCTTTCCTCGTGGCGCTCGCTCTCACCGCGCTCGCCCTGGTCATCGTGGTCGCGGTGCGCCAATGGCCCCGGCACCCCGTGGGGCCCCTGCCGCCGGCGGCCGAGCCGCTGCGAATCGCCATCCTCGCCCCGAAAAGCCTCCTCGCGGGGGACGAGCGCAAAGACTGGCCCGAGGTCTTCCAGGCGATGCTCGCGGATGAGCTGACCGGCGTGCCGGGAATCGGCGTGGTGGATCCCTTCAGCCTGAACCGGCTACCCGGCGATGCCGCCGGCGGGCCGTCCGGAGACGCGGACGGCATACGCGCTCTGATGACGCGCAATCGGGTCTCCTGGATCGTCAACGGGAGCATTCTTCCGACGGGCGATGCCTTCGAGATCCGCCTGCGGCTGGAGAATCCCAAGACCGGAGAGGTATTCTCGGCCTACCAGGCGACCCTCGAGGAGACGGCGGACCTTGCGTCCGCTGCCTCGTCGCTCGCCATCGAGATTCTGGAAACGCTGGATGCCAGCGGTGCCGGCCGGCCCGACAAGAGCCTGAGGCCCTGGATCGGCGCGCGCCGGCGCAACGTCGCGGCGGTCAGGGCGTTCCTCCAGGCCAGCCGGTACATCCACCATGGCGAGTCAGGAGGGAAGCGTTTCCTGGAGCGCGCCGTCGATCTCGATCCCGATTTCGTCGCTCCACGCATCTGGCTCGTCTCCACCCTCGCGAGGACCGGCGATCTGGAGGAGGCCCGCCGGCATCAAGCAAAGCTCCTGGAGCTGGAGCCGAAGGCCAGTCCGTTCGAGCAGGCGATGATCGGATGGGCCGGCGCCTACATCGCCAATGACGCCGAGGCACAGAAGGCGCACCTCGAAGTGGCCCTGGGCTACTCCCCCGGCAACAACATCCTGCTGGTGAATCTCGCGGACAACCGCGCGAGACATGGCGACTGCGAGGGGGCGATACGGTCGATGCAGAGTCCCGTCGCCGAGAAATGGGATTACCCGCCTCTGTATCCCCTTTGGGGCTGGTGCAATGTGATGGAGGGGCACGTGAATGAGGCGAAGGCTGGCCTGATGGTGTCGCACGAGCTTGGGGATCCCGATCCACGAGTCTACGCGCTCTTGCAGGCAATCGCTCTGTCGGAGGGAGCCACCGAAGAAGCAAAGCGCTGGGAGACCTTGCTCGCCGAGCGCGCCGGCCAGCCGGGAGCCGAGATCGAGCCCGCGGACTTCGTGCCGATCTATAGGAAGCTGGCGGAAATCAGCCGCGCGAAAGGGCTCGGCAGCGTGGCATCGGAGCTGGAGAGAATGGCGAGTCCGGGGGGTCCGGGACAGCCGAAGGGTAACGACCAAAGGGGGAAGCGAT
This window of the Candidatus Polarisedimenticolia bacterium genome carries:
- a CDS encoding serine/threonine-protein kinase; its protein translation is MEDASGPAASAGGAQPTRLSHFEILSEIGRGGMGIVYRARDLNLGRNVALKSPHPESLADQDYRRRFLREARAASAISHAHIVPVYEAFEVEGRPWIAMELVEGGDLRDRLATGKPLLLEEIVKHALGIADALGAAHEHHLLHRDIKPSNVLLSKDGRARLTDFGLARRYVRPEEASSLSTASTSGEKGRFAGTPGYMAPEQALGRDVDPRSDLFSFGVLLYEMCTGRPAFPDTDEITGLDAVLHREPEAISRLNYAIPEELERIARKCLAKRPDERYQSAADLLADLRAFQRHLTASRRKVYVGFGKKGVLRSKPFLVALALTALALVIVVAVRQWPRHPVGPLPPAAEPLRIAILAPKSLLAGDERKDWPEVFQAMLADELTGVPGIGVVDPFSLNRLPGDAAGGPSGDADGIRALMTRNRVSWIVNGSILPTGDAFEIRLRLENPKTGEVFSAYQATLEETADLASAASSLAIEILETLDASGAGRPDKSLRPWIGARRRNVAAVRAFLQASRYIHHGESGGKRFLERAVDLDPDFVAPRIWLVSTLARTGDLEEARRHQAKLLELEPKASPFEQAMIGWAGAYIANDAEAQKAHLEVALGYSPGNNILLVNLADNRARHGDCEGAIRSMQSPVAEKWDYPPLYPLWGWCNVMEGHVNEAKAGLMVSHELGDPDPRVYALLQAIALSEGATEEAKRWETLLAERAGQPGAEIEPADFVPIYRKLAEISRAKGLGSVASELERMASPGGPGQPKGNDQRGKR